Genomic segment of Niallia taxi:
AAAAAAAGCATGAAGGACGGTAGATATTATAATTTAAACCTAACGAGTAAAGGTGAGAGTTTATACGAAGCTTGTTGTGATATATATATTGGTATTCAAAAGGAATTTGAAAAAATATTAAGTAAGGAAGAGGAAGAAAAATTTAGAGAAATTGCTGAAAAAATTATGAATTATTTTAAAAATTTATAAAATATATTGACGAAAACGTTTACATAGTATACTATGTAAACGTAATCACTGGTTTTATACGCCGATTTTTTGCTTTTAAAAACATAGCGTATTTTTTATAGCGTAATTTTACTCCTATACATAGCATACTATGTATAGGAGTAAAATTAGTTATATACATAGTATGCTATGTAAATTCGATAAGGGAAGAGGATAGAAGTTATGGCGAAAAATTATAAGGTATTAGCAGAAGAAATTATTAATCTTATAGGAGGAAAGGAAAATGTTGAAAACGTATTTCATTGTGCTACCCGTTTAAGATTTAATCTGAAAAATTTAGAAAAGGCTCGAGGAAATACGGAAGCAATAGAAAAAACTGAAGGTGTTATTCAAGTAATTGTTCAAAATAGCCAATACCAAATAGTCATTGGACCTGATGTTAGTAAAGCATTTGCAGAAGTTAGGAAAATATTAGGTGAAAATCAAATGGAATCTACCAACTTAGAGGAGTCTTCTAAACAAGATAAAACAAAATCTGATAAATTCTTCGAAGCAGTTTCAGGCATATTTACCCCAATTGTTCCAGTATTAATGGCTTCCGGAATGATGGGCGCTCTTGTTACTATCTTAAAGCTAACTGGCGTGGTAACGGAAACAAATCCAACATATTACCTAATGAATATAGTATATGAAGCTGGATTTTATTTCTTGCCTTTCTTTATTGCATTTTCCTCATCTAGAGTATTTAAGGCAAATCCATTTTTATCTATGCTTTTAGCAGGGATTATGTTACATCCAAATGTTTTAAATTTTGCCGATCATGGAGTAGAAAGTTTAAACTTCCTATCAATTGCAGTTCCAACAATAGATTATAGTCGTGCTGTATTACCGGTTATTTTAGGAGTCTGGCTTTTATCTTATCTAGAACGACTCTTTAATAAGTTTTATCCCGATATAGTTCGAGCGTTTATGGCTCCGTTATCTGTTATGCTTGTAATCTTGCCGATCCAATTGATTGTTATTGGCCCGTTAGGTCATTATATTGCTGGATTCTTAGGTTCTGGTGTGGTGTGGTTAGGCGATAACTTAGGTTTCTTTGCAGTTGGTATTCTTGCATTCTTTACACCACTAATGATTGTAACAGGAACTCATTCTTTTGCATTCCCTGTAATTGTTGCCACACTAACGAGTATAGGTTATGACCAACTGTTAATGCCTAGTATGCTAGCAGAGAATCTTGCTATGGCAGGATCTGCATTTGCTTGTGCACTGATTGCAAAGGATAAGAAAAAGCGTTCAGAAGGTTTATCAGCTTCTTTAACCGCAGCATTAGGAATTTCAGAACCAGCAATGTATGGTGTTAACTTACCATCAAAGTATGGTTTTATAGGAGCAATGCTTGGAGGATTAGTAGGTGGTATATTTGCAGGAATATTTAAATTTAAAATGTTTATGATAGCTTCGTCGAGTATAGTAGGGATTCCAGCAATGATTAATGACGAAGGAATTCAAAACTTAATTATAGGTTTATTAACCATTGTTATTTCATTTGTTGCCAGTGCTTTATTTACCTGGGGTTTAGCAAAATCAAGTTTTGACTTTAATAAAATTATGAAGAGAAGAGGTAAGGATTATGGAATGTAATTTCCTTTGGGGAGGATCAACTTCAGCGTTTCAATATGAAGGAGGCGGTAAAGAGGGTGGAAAAGGGTTAAGTATATACGATATTCGAGAACAAAGAAAAGGGGTTAAATATTCAGAAGCTTCGGAATTCTACTATCATTTTATGGAAGATATTGCCCTAATGGCTGAGATGGGTTTTAAAGCATTTAGAATGTCTATCTCTTGGACTAGAATATATCCTAATGGGACAGAAAAGGAACCAAACAAAGAAGGAATTAAATTTTATATTAAAGTTTTTCAAGAATTAAAAAAATATAATATTGAACCTGTAGTAACACTTTTTCATTGGGATATGCCACAGGAGTTAGTAGAAAAATACAATGGGTTCAAAGACAAGGGATTTATTGAACATTTTGAAAGATATTGTAGGACTTGTTATGAAGAATTCGGAGCATACGTAAAGTACTGGTTAACGCTTAATGAAAATAATCTAGGATTATTGATTCCTAATATGTTCCTGGATGAAAAAGTCTCACCAGAAGATGACCAGTTTGAACAAATAAAATGGGATATATATATCAATTCTTTAATCTGCCATTTCAAAGCTGTCCAACTAGGGCATGAGTTGGTACCAAATTCTCAAATAGGTTGTATGTTAGCTAGTGCTTTTGCTTATCCCCTTACTTCTGATCCTGTAGATGTACTAGAAGCACAAAAACATAATCGGGAAACGATGTGGAATG
This window contains:
- a CDS encoding glycoside hydrolase family 1 protein — translated: MECNFLWGGSTSAFQYEGGGKEGGKGLSIYDIREQRKGVKYSEASEFYYHFMEDIALMAEMGFKAFRMSISWTRIYPNGTEKEPNKEGIKFYIKVFQELKKYNIEPVVTLFHWDMPQELVEKYNGFKDKGFIEHFERYCRTCYEEFGAYVKYWLTLNENNLGLLIPNMFLDEKVSPEDDQFEQIKWDIYINSLICHFKAVQLGHELVPNSQIGCMLASAFAYPLTSDPVDVLEAQKHNRETMWNDLDILTTGKIDETLYTRLSERKVNIKLSKAEKELMKDPNTKIDFISFSYYFSICMQDRDPKKVKEAETVQLLYQAYHNPYLPKTSFGWQIDPLGLRIFMNELYDRYKLPLMIVENGCGVETDQLTEDKKVHDDYRIEYLEKHIKQVLLTVEEDHIPVLGYLPWGCIDLYSASGNRNKRYGFVYVDYDNQFKRYKKDSFYWYKEVINSNGLNVKGDMK
- a CDS encoding PTS transporter subunit EIIC; protein product: MAKNYKVLAEEIINLIGGKENVENVFHCATRLRFNLKNLEKARGNTEAIEKTEGVIQVIVQNSQYQIVIGPDVSKAFAEVRKILGENQMESTNLEESSKQDKTKSDKFFEAVSGIFTPIVPVLMASGMMGALVTILKLTGVVTETNPTYYLMNIVYEAGFYFLPFFIAFSSSRVFKANPFLSMLLAGIMLHPNVLNFADHGVESLNFLSIAVPTIDYSRAVLPVILGVWLLSYLERLFNKFYPDIVRAFMAPLSVMLVILPIQLIVIGPLGHYIAGFLGSGVVWLGDNLGFFAVGILAFFTPLMIVTGTHSFAFPVIVATLTSIGYDQLLMPSMLAENLAMAGSAFACALIAKDKKKRSEGLSASLTAALGISEPAMYGVNLPSKYGFIGAMLGGLVGGIFAGIFKFKMFMIASSSIVGIPAMINDEGIQNLIIGLLTIVISFVASALFTWGLAKSSFDFNKIMKRRGKDYGM